GTAAGCTGCAAGAAAAACCAAAAACCGATGACAATAATTGCGGGCAACCTGATTATTTTAATAAAAATAAAGATGGGGATGGCAACATCGATTGTGGCTAAAGGATAGAGAATTAAATAAGCAGCGAGCACTCCGGCGATAGCTCCACTTGCTCCCAAACTTGGGATGGTAGAAGTTGGGTTAAAGATTATATGCCCGATGGCTCCCCCTAATCCGCATAAGAAATAAAAAACGAGAAACTTACCGTGTCCCAAAACATCCTCTATATTGTTACCAAAAATCCAGAGATAGAGCATATTCCCTATTACATGAATCCAACCACCATGTAAAAATATTGAAGTAATTAAAGTCAAGTAAGTGCTTATGCTCGGGAATTGAACAATCAAATACGGAGTCATCGCATATTCTTTTATAAACATATCTAAACCGCTTCCAAGAGATAGTTCATAAATGAA
The window above is part of the Candidatus Oleimmundimicrobium sp. genome. Proteins encoded here:
- a CDS encoding rhomboid family intramembrane serine protease; protein product: MIIPIHDDNPTQTISWATMSLIIINVTIFIYELSLGSGLDMFIKEYAMTPYLIVQFPSISTYLTLITSIFLHGGWIHVIGNMLYLWIFGNNIEDVLGHGKFLVFYFLCGLGGAIGHIIFNPTSTIPSLGASGAIAGVLAAYLILYPLATIDVAIPIFIFIKIIRLPAIIVIGFWFFLQLTSGYAAITTPVMQSSGGVAWFAHIGGFMTGLLLILIFPKKRNPRVRHRKDRY